In Rhodothermus marinus DSM 4252, a single genomic region encodes these proteins:
- a CDS encoding M48 family metallopeptidase, with the protein MSQRGTKHAEATSPLQEAISRDILLAEVWAWARRIGVEERLREVRIQPMTRKWASVSTRGRLTLSRDLLDQPAAFRRQVIVHELVHLKLRHGGHTKLFHALVRAYLTQYEGRDA; encoded by the coding sequence ATGAGCCAACGCGGAACAAAGCACGCAGAAGCCACATCGCCCTTGCAGGAGGCCATCTCCCGTGACATCCTGTTGGCCGAGGTGTGGGCTTGGGCGCGACGCATCGGCGTGGAGGAGCGCCTGCGCGAGGTGCGCATCCAGCCCATGACGCGCAAGTGGGCCAGCGTTTCCACCCGCGGGCGGCTGACCTTGAGCCGCGACCTGCTCGACCAACCAGCGGCCTTTCGGCGCCAGGTCATTGTGCACGAGTTGGTGCACCTCAAACTCCGCCACGGCGGGCACACGAAACTCTTCCACGCCCTGGTGCGGGCCTATCTGACTCAGTATGAAGGTAGGGATGCATAA
- a CDS encoding TonB-dependent receptor: protein MRYSSLLLLLIALPLRAQPERATLEGTVRDVYGTPLAGVNVVLTGTLYGDATDAEGRYLIVNIPPGTYTVRASAVGYVPAEQTVTLTPGAHRRLDFALVPTVIEAPEVVVTAARRAQPLEQVPISLSVLSLADVTARGLFTLDDALRYIPGVQMTGNQVNIRGSSGFTYNAGSRVLLLIDGFPMLSPDADGVPFELLPVAQIDRIEVLKGPGSALYGSGALGGVIQVVTRDFPEQPETEVRLSGGAYEPVRHEEWRAHWEGARHWRPFGTAIFTHARRLSDRLGGWIHLTYLRDTGHLNFSERTMLQGYTKLRWQPAAGARVVVLSGLTWRRNDSFLYWNGLRDPLNPGGIPTTGAQDAVGANDTQSLQWTLLPAFTHAPGRNLFYTIGGRLYVLALRPIDEQGRPKPLSKGTLGFRYGGQFQLDWQPVEGRYLTFGASADAVATRSSFFPSEDGHPFRSQPEVAVFGQWEEALTARWRLIGGLRFDAYQIRADRWITRLSPRTNVLFQARPGLTLHAAFGLGFRVPGVAERYIENQEFFPIVANPDLRPETSTGYEVGLRYRYRAGLLAELNGTLALFWTDYRDLVEPRFQAERLAFQFVNLTRARIRGLETTLDVRLLGGWLEGMLGYTLLDAKDLTGPEPLPLSFRSRHLLKTSLTMMLPSHLALGADLRVASRPERIDTEFARFVPDAEVTVPVRVLDLRLRWQVSSLTLTFLVKNALDYYYVERPALLAPPRHFQLQLQWHL, encoded by the coding sequence ATGAGATACAGCAGCCTGCTGCTCCTCCTTATCGCCCTGCCGCTGCGCGCCCAGCCCGAACGCGCGACGCTGGAGGGCACCGTGCGCGACGTCTACGGCACGCCGCTCGCTGGCGTGAACGTGGTGCTCACCGGCACGCTCTACGGCGATGCCACCGACGCCGAAGGACGTTACCTGATCGTGAACATCCCACCCGGAACCTATACGGTGCGCGCTTCGGCCGTTGGCTACGTGCCGGCGGAACAGACTGTCACGCTCACGCCGGGTGCGCATCGGCGTCTGGACTTTGCACTGGTCCCCACCGTCATCGAGGCCCCGGAAGTGGTCGTGACGGCCGCGCGGCGAGCCCAGCCGCTGGAACAGGTGCCCATCAGCCTGTCGGTGCTGTCGCTGGCCGACGTGACCGCCCGCGGCCTGTTCACGCTCGACGACGCACTGCGCTACATTCCCGGCGTGCAGATGACGGGCAATCAGGTCAACATCCGGGGCTCGTCGGGCTTCACCTACAATGCAGGAAGCCGCGTGCTGCTGCTGATCGACGGCTTCCCAATGCTGTCGCCCGATGCCGACGGCGTGCCTTTCGAGCTCCTGCCCGTGGCCCAGATCGACCGGATCGAAGTGCTCAAAGGTCCGGGCTCGGCGCTCTACGGAAGCGGCGCGCTGGGCGGTGTGATTCAGGTCGTCACGCGCGATTTTCCGGAACAGCCCGAAACGGAAGTGCGCCTTTCCGGCGGTGCCTACGAGCCTGTGCGTCATGAGGAATGGCGGGCACACTGGGAAGGAGCGCGGCACTGGCGGCCCTTCGGCACCGCGATTTTCACGCATGCCCGACGCCTGAGCGACCGGCTCGGCGGCTGGATCCACCTCACCTATCTGCGCGACACGGGCCACCTGAACTTCAGCGAACGCACCATGCTGCAGGGTTACACGAAGCTGCGCTGGCAGCCGGCCGCCGGTGCACGCGTCGTAGTGCTCTCGGGCCTGACCTGGCGACGCAACGACTCGTTTCTGTACTGGAACGGCCTGCGCGACCCGCTCAACCCCGGCGGCATTCCCACCACCGGAGCCCAAGATGCCGTCGGTGCCAACGATACCCAGTCGCTCCAGTGGACGCTCCTGCCGGCCTTCACGCACGCACCCGGCCGCAATCTTTTCTACACGATCGGTGGTCGGCTTTACGTGCTGGCCCTGCGCCCCATCGACGAACAGGGCCGCCCCAAACCGCTGTCGAAAGGCACGCTGGGCTTTCGCTACGGCGGTCAGTTTCAGCTCGACTGGCAGCCGGTCGAAGGACGCTACCTGACCTTCGGCGCTTCAGCCGACGCCGTCGCCACGCGCTCCTCGTTCTTTCCGTCCGAAGACGGTCATCCGTTTCGGAGCCAGCCCGAAGTGGCCGTCTTCGGCCAGTGGGAAGAGGCGCTCACGGCGCGCTGGCGCCTGATCGGCGGCCTGCGCTTCGACGCCTACCAGATCCGCGCCGACCGGTGGATTACCCGGCTCAGTCCACGCACCAACGTACTGTTCCAGGCGCGGCCCGGTCTGACGCTGCACGCCGCCTTCGGACTGGGATTCCGCGTGCCCGGCGTGGCCGAGCGCTACATCGAAAACCAGGAATTCTTCCCGATCGTCGCCAACCCGGACCTGCGTCCCGAAACCAGCACCGGTTATGAGGTGGGGCTCCGCTATCGTTACCGCGCGGGTCTGCTGGCCGAGCTGAACGGCACGCTGGCGCTGTTCTGGACCGACTACCGGGACCTCGTCGAGCCGCGCTTTCAGGCCGAGCGCCTGGCCTTTCAGTTCGTCAACCTGACGCGCGCCCGCATTCGCGGTCTGGAGACCACCCTGGACGTCCGCCTGCTGGGCGGCTGGCTGGAAGGAATGCTCGGCTACACCCTGCTGGACGCGAAAGACCTGACCGGTCCCGAACCCCTGCCGCTGTCGTTCCGGAGCCGCCACCTGCTCAAAACGAGCCTCACGATGATGCTGCCGTCCCATCTGGCGCTGGGTGCAGACCTGCGCGTGGCCAGCCGCCCGGAGCGTATCGATACCGAGTTTGCGCGCTTCGTGCCGGACGCCGAGGTGACCGTGCCGGTGCGCGTGCTCGACCTGCGCCTGCGCTGGCAGGTCTCGTCGCTAACGCTAACTTTTCTAGTCAAAAATGCCCTGGACTACTACTATGTAGAACGGCCTGCCTTGCTGGCCCCACCCCGCCACTTTCAGCTTCAACTTCAGTGGCACCTGTAA
- the queA gene encoding tRNA preQ1(34) S-adenosylmethionine ribosyltransferase-isomerase QueA, whose amino-acid sequence MRLSDLHYDYPKSLVAKYPAEPRDSARLMVLDRKRRTIEHRIFRDIVDYFNEGDVLVVNNTKVFPARLYGRKEKTGAKIEVLLLRELNAESRLWDALVDPARKIRVGNKIYFDGGLVAEVIDNTTSRGRTIRFLFDGSDEELYQKIEEVGHMPLPPYIKREDEPEDRERYQTIFAQETGSVAAPTAGLHFTPELVERLKQKGVDIVPITLHVGLGTFRPIEVEDLTKHRMDSEYFTITEEAAERINRALLSPEHTVTAVGTTVVRALESSISATGTVKPGFGWTDKFIYPPYDFKIVERLITNFHMPRSTLLALVVAFAGYDFVMEAYRTAVQEKYRLFSFGDAMLIL is encoded by the coding sequence ATGCGGTTGTCTGATCTGCACTACGATTATCCTAAAAGCCTGGTCGCCAAGTATCCGGCCGAGCCGCGCGACAGCGCCCGACTGATGGTGCTCGACCGCAAGCGCAGGACCATCGAACATCGCATTTTCCGCGACATTGTCGATTATTTCAACGAAGGCGATGTTCTGGTGGTCAATAATACGAAAGTTTTTCCGGCGCGGCTCTACGGCCGCAAGGAGAAAACTGGAGCCAAAATCGAAGTCCTGCTGCTGCGTGAGCTGAATGCCGAAAGCCGCCTCTGGGACGCGCTTGTCGATCCGGCCCGCAAGATCCGGGTGGGCAACAAGATCTACTTCGACGGCGGGCTGGTGGCCGAGGTGATCGACAACACGACTTCGCGCGGCCGTACGATCCGGTTCCTCTTCGACGGCAGCGACGAAGAGCTCTATCAGAAAATCGAAGAAGTCGGCCACATGCCGCTGCCGCCCTACATCAAGCGCGAAGACGAGCCGGAGGATCGCGAGCGCTATCAGACAATCTTTGCGCAGGAGACGGGTTCGGTGGCGGCTCCGACGGCCGGTTTGCACTTTACGCCGGAGCTGGTCGAGCGCCTGAAGCAGAAAGGCGTCGACATCGTGCCCATCACGCTGCACGTGGGACTGGGCACGTTTCGGCCGATCGAGGTCGAGGACCTCACCAAGCATCGCATGGATTCTGAGTACTTTACCATCACCGAGGAGGCGGCCGAGCGCATCAATCGCGCCCTGCTTTCCCCGGAGCACACCGTGACGGCCGTGGGGACGACGGTGGTGCGGGCGCTCGAGTCGAGCATCTCGGCCACCGGCACGGTCAAGCCCGGTTTTGGCTGGACGGACAAGTTCATCTATCCGCCTTACGACTTCAAAATCGTCGAGCGGCTCATTACCAACTTCCACATGCCGCGCAGCACGCTGCTGGCGCTGGTGGTGGCGTTTGCCGGGTACGACTTTGTCATGGAGGCCTACCGCACCGCCGTTCAGGAAAAATACCGGCTGTTTTCCTTCGGAGATGCCATGCTGATTCTCTGA
- the ispD gene encoding 2-C-methyl-D-erythritol 4-phosphate cytidylyltransferase has translation MTEAVQQQGVGRVAVLVPAAGRGSRLGGPRKQFRRLGGRPLLEQTLRAFALHPEVDGLIVAVPADRVKQVATSLQAAGIPKVWQVVAGGRTRQESVQAALAALPPDVALVLVHDAVRPFILPEQISAVIEATRRVGAAALAIPEADTVRRVRDGLLGETVPRAGLYRMQTPQGFRRDWLEAAHQQPGEAAATDDVELVQRLGYPVACVPGSSFNFKITTAEDWELAQMLWPQWETRLRQKLTENA, from the coding sequence ATGACCGAGGCGGTGCAGCAGCAAGGCGTGGGTCGGGTAGCCGTGCTGGTGCCGGCGGCCGGGCGCGGATCGCGGCTGGGAGGACCGCGCAAGCAGTTTCGGCGACTGGGCGGACGGCCACTCCTGGAGCAGACGCTTCGTGCTTTCGCGCTGCACCCGGAGGTGGACGGCCTGATCGTCGCGGTGCCGGCCGATCGGGTGAAACAGGTGGCGACGTCGCTTCAGGCCGCCGGAATCCCGAAGGTCTGGCAGGTGGTAGCCGGGGGACGGACGCGCCAGGAGTCGGTGCAGGCGGCGCTTGCCGCCTTGCCCCCGGATGTGGCGCTGGTACTCGTTCACGATGCCGTGCGGCCGTTCATCCTGCCGGAGCAGATTTCGGCCGTTATCGAAGCGACGCGCCGCGTTGGGGCGGCTGCGCTGGCCATTCCGGAAGCCGACACCGTGCGGCGCGTGCGCGACGGCCTGCTGGGCGAGACGGTGCCGCGTGCCGGCCTCTACCGGATGCAGACGCCGCAGGGATTCCGGCGCGACTGGCTGGAAGCCGCCCACCAGCAACCCGGCGAAGCCGCCGCCACCGACGATGTCGAACTGGTGCAGCGGCTGGGCTACCCGGTCGCGTGCGTGCCCGGTAGCAGCTTCAACTTCAAGATCACCACGGCCGAGGACTGGGAGCTGGCCCAGATGCTCTGGCCGCAGTGGGAAACACGCCTGCGCCAAAAGCTGACCGAGAACGCATGA
- the ispF gene encoding 2-C-methyl-D-erythritol 2,4-cyclodiphosphate synthase: MTAFRIGFGYDVHRLVPGRPLILGGVRIPSERGLAGHSDADVLLHAIADALLGAAALGDIGRHFPDTDPRWKDADSLELLRQVYHQVVAAGYEVANVDSTVVLERPRLRPHIDAMRANIARVLALPAEAVSVKATTSEGMGFVGIGEGAVAFAVCLLRPRTVES; encoded by the coding sequence ATGACGGCTTTTCGCATCGGCTTCGGCTACGACGTACATCGACTGGTCCCGGGGCGTCCGCTCATCCTGGGCGGCGTACGCATCCCCTCGGAGCGGGGGCTGGCCGGCCACTCCGACGCCGACGTGCTGCTGCATGCCATCGCCGACGCCCTGCTGGGAGCCGCCGCATTGGGCGACATCGGCCGGCACTTCCCGGACACCGATCCGCGCTGGAAGGATGCCGACAGCCTGGAGCTGCTTCGTCAGGTGTATCATCAGGTCGTTGCGGCCGGCTACGAAGTGGCCAACGTCGATAGCACCGTGGTACTGGAGCGACCACGCCTCCGGCCTCACATTGATGCCATGCGCGCTAATATTGCCCGCGTGCTGGCCCTTCCGGCCGAAGCCGTCTCGGTCAAGGCCACGACCAGCGAGGGTATGGGCTTTGTCGGGATCGGCGAGGGGGCCGTGGCGTTTGCCGTCTGTCTGCTTCGCCCACGCACCGTTGAATCATAA
- a CDS encoding DedA family protein, producing MDWLADLTQWALQVPPFWVYVALLVIAYGENVVPPIPGDLFVVFCGYLAGRGTLELWLVILLSTIGGAAGFMTMYAVGYRIGTAVLDPERLRWLPKQRIYQVQRWMQRWGYGIVAANRFLSGARSVISLTVGMAHMRPGKTALLATLSAFVWTTLIAYLGYAVGENWPVVRHYLQLYGWVVLGVLGLIALVVAVRAWWRRTRTTRVS from the coding sequence ATGGACTGGCTGGCCGATCTGACGCAGTGGGCGCTACAGGTGCCGCCGTTCTGGGTATATGTGGCGCTGCTGGTGATTGCCTACGGCGAAAACGTGGTGCCGCCCATTCCCGGCGATCTGTTCGTCGTGTTCTGTGGCTACCTGGCGGGGCGGGGCACGCTGGAGCTGTGGCTGGTGATTCTGCTTTCGACCATAGGAGGCGCAGCCGGCTTCATGACCATGTACGCGGTGGGCTACCGGATCGGAACGGCCGTGCTGGACCCCGAGCGACTTCGCTGGCTTCCCAAGCAGCGTATCTACCAGGTGCAACGCTGGATGCAGCGCTGGGGCTACGGGATCGTGGCGGCCAATCGGTTTCTGAGCGGCGCCCGCTCGGTCATTTCGCTGACCGTAGGCATGGCCCACATGCGTCCGGGCAAGACGGCCCTGCTGGCTACCCTCAGCGCATTTGTGTGGACCACGCTGATCGCCTATCTGGGCTATGCCGTCGGCGAAAACTGGCCTGTCGTGCGCCATTATCTGCAGCTTTACGGCTGGGTCGTGCTGGGGGTGCTGGGTCTGATCGCGCTGGTTGTGGCCGTCCGCGCCTGGTGGCGTCGCACCCGGACGACGCGCGTTTCATGA